In the Fretibacterium sp. OH1220_COT-178 genome, CAGGAGGACTGGGGAGAATAGCCCATGGCGCGGCTCTTCATCTTCTACACGCGTCTTCGCGTCGAGGAAAAGCTCCTGTTCAAGGCCGCGGAGGAGCGCAAGATCCCCTTCTCGGCGATCGACGTCGGCGACGCGCTCTGGCCGGAACTCCCCGCCGAGGCCGGCGACGTGGCGCTCTGCCGCTGCGTCGGACAAACGCAGAACTCGGCGCTGGCCGTCCTGCTGGAATCGCGGGGGGTGGCCACGGTCAACCCCTCGGGGGTGATGGCCGTCTGTGCCGACAAGATCGTTACCGCCGCCCGGCTCTCGGAGGCCGGGATTCCCCAGCCCGAATACGCGGTGGCCTTCTCCCTGGAGGGGGCGATCGAGGGGGGGAGGCGCCTGGGCTACCCTCTGGTTCTCAAGCCGGCGACGGGAAGCTGGGGCAGGCTCCTGGCGAAGATCAACGACCGGGATGCGCTCGAGGCGGTGGTCGAGCACAAGCTCCACATGGGCGCGGCGCACTCGGTCCTCTTCATGCAGCAGTACGTCGAGAAGCGGGGGTTCGACCTGCGCGCTACGGTGGTCGGAGGCAGGG is a window encoding:
- the lysX gene encoding lysine biosynthesis protein LysX, with the translated sequence MARLFIFYTRLRVEEKLLFKAAEERKIPFSAIDVGDALWPELPAEAGDVALCRCVGQTQNSALAVLLESRGVATVNPSGVMAVCADKIVTAARLSEAGIPQPEYAVAFSLEGAIEGGRRLGYPLVLKPATGSWGRLLAKINDRDALEAVVEHKLHMGAAHSVLFMQQYVEKRGFDLRATVVGGRAITLIKRCSEHWITNTARGAVPEACLLNPEIEGLLDRVQSAVGGEVLAVDLFETPGGYLVNEVNGQPEFRSSDGGLTGVDVAGRLVEHAWSLAARG